One genomic window of Hymenobacter sp. J193 includes the following:
- a CDS encoding alpha-amylase family glycosyl hydrolase, translating into MNRTALYRLLLAALLLPLWAAAQAPAITRVNPTSWFVGMKNPNVQLLVYGPNAGTLTYTITYPGVKLTKASTVENPNYVFLDLTIAATAKPGKVSIVGKKGTQTVTRTWDLLPRNPAAKGQGVTQADFIYLAMPDRFANGDPGNDKVATMADPNADRTNPFYRHGGDLQGAAQRIGYLKDLGVTAVWFTPVLENDQPLTNEGGNMRSAYHGYGFTDHYQVDRRLGGNAAYKTYVQQAHAAGLKVVQDAVYNHVGINHWFVRDLPMKSWLHQWPAYTNTSYRQQPITDPHSAYIDRKVTLDGWFVPFLPDLNQQNPYVANFLIQHALWSVETFGVDAWRIDTYMYNDQPFMNRCNAALLAEYPKIHIFGESSVNNTIDQAYYVRNKIAFPFKSNQPGGLDFVLENAMLAGVKEVGTPGVTGWDNGPQRVYQALAQDAVYVSPEKLVTFLDNHDHNRYLSEVGEDINRFKVGLTWLLTMRGIPSMYYGTEILMKNFKDPSDAEVRRDFPGGWPEDKENKFTAAGRTAAENDAFNFVRTLATYRKTHPALSSGKLMQYLPENGLYVYFRYDTTGTVMVATNTTDKAASLPTARFSERLSGFGKARNVLTGEALSDIKTLQLPAKTAMVLELLK; encoded by the coding sequence ATGAACAGAACTGCATTGTATCGGCTGCTGCTGGCGGCCCTGCTGCTGCCGCTGTGGGCAGCGGCCCAGGCGCCGGCCATTACCCGCGTGAACCCCACCAGCTGGTTTGTGGGTATGAAAAATCCCAACGTGCAGCTCTTGGTGTACGGTCCCAACGCGGGTACGCTCACCTACACCATCACCTACCCCGGCGTGAAGCTGACCAAGGCCAGCACCGTCGAAAACCCCAACTACGTCTTTCTGGACCTCACCATTGCCGCCACGGCCAAGCCGGGCAAGGTGAGCATCGTGGGCAAGAAAGGCACGCAAACCGTGACGCGCACCTGGGACCTGCTGCCCCGCAACCCGGCCGCTAAGGGGCAGGGCGTGACGCAGGCTGACTTCATCTACCTGGCCATGCCCGACCGTTTTGCCAACGGCGACCCTGGCAACGACAAGGTGGCTACCATGGCCGACCCCAACGCCGACCGCACCAACCCTTTCTACCGCCACGGCGGCGACCTGCAGGGCGCCGCTCAGCGCATCGGCTACCTCAAGGACCTGGGCGTTACGGCCGTGTGGTTCACGCCGGTGCTCGAAAACGACCAACCCCTCACCAACGAAGGCGGCAACATGCGCTCGGCCTACCACGGCTACGGCTTCACCGACCATTACCAGGTTGACCGCCGCCTGGGCGGCAATGCGGCCTACAAAACCTACGTGCAGCAGGCCCACGCCGCCGGCCTGAAGGTGGTGCAGGATGCCGTGTACAACCATGTGGGCATCAACCACTGGTTTGTGCGCGACCTGCCCATGAAAAGCTGGCTGCACCAGTGGCCTGCCTACACCAATACTTCCTATCGCCAGCAGCCCATTACCGACCCGCACTCGGCCTACATCGACCGGAAGGTGACCCTGGATGGCTGGTTTGTGCCCTTCCTGCCCGACCTCAACCAGCAAAACCCCTACGTGGCCAACTTTCTGATCCAGCACGCGCTGTGGTCGGTGGAGACGTTTGGGGTGGATGCCTGGCGCATCGATACCTATATGTACAACGACCAGCCCTTCATGAACCGCTGCAACGCGGCCCTGCTGGCGGAGTACCCGAAGATTCACATCTTCGGGGAGTCGTCGGTGAACAACACCATCGACCAGGCCTACTACGTACGCAACAAAATTGCCTTTCCCTTCAAGTCCAACCAGCCCGGCGGGCTCGACTTTGTGCTGGAAAACGCCATGCTGGCTGGCGTGAAGGAAGTAGGCACGCCCGGCGTTACCGGCTGGGACAACGGCCCGCAACGGGTATACCAGGCCCTGGCCCAGGATGCGGTGTATGTCTCGCCCGAAAAGCTGGTGACGTTCCTCGACAACCACGACCACAACCGCTACCTCTCCGAAGTGGGCGAGGACATCAACCGATTCAAGGTGGGGCTGACGTGGCTGCTGACCATGCGCGGCATTCCCAGCATGTACTACGGCACGGAAATTCTGATGAAGAACTTCAAGGACCCCAGTGATGCCGAGGTGCGCCGCGACTTCCCCGGTGGCTGGCCCGAAGACAAGGAAAACAAATTCACCGCCGCCGGCCGCACCGCCGCCGAAAACGACGCCTTTAACTTCGTGCGCACCCTAGCCACCTACCGCAAAACGCATCCGGCGCTAAGCTCGGGCAAGCTGATGCAGTACCTACCCGAAAACGGCCTCTACGTGTACTTCCGCTACGATACTACCGGCACCGTGATGGTGGCCACCAACACCACCGACAAAGCGGCCAGCCTGCCCACCGCCCGCTTCTCCGAGCGCCTGAGCGGCTTCGGCAAAGCCCGCAACGTGCTGACGGGTGAAGCCCTGAGCGACATCAAAACCCTGCAGCTGCCCGCCAAAACCGCCATGGTGCTGGAATTGCTGAAGTAG